The proteins below are encoded in one region of Hordeum vulgare subsp. vulgare chromosome 3H, MorexV3_pseudomolecules_assembly, whole genome shotgun sequence:
- the LOC123444890 gene encoding myosin-1-like: MAGEHQGAGAGFWLPDEFLDDDFFSDEKAAAAAAAAAGAARSDSDDEDAGLGGLSRRVAGLDCDAGDRAVPKAEVMSGSPQSTLCVLQASGEDSPTGGASQVSSPPSSPLEQQPADPWDLLHEAAGQVARLRVDSIPVPVVNPAPIHGAAVAPPARNPSPPPLLPSPKPVGPYQYPPNNSFAQRQAQVARFHLLKQQQLMKHQREQQLAMAAAMAWGSADVGPLGLNPSAWPPLQNPPHHAPPSAAGMRAVFLTPPGAKRECTGTGVFIPRQAGAPAEPRKKPSCSTVLLPARVVQALNLNVEDLGARPCYPGTFVLDHDALVSRSNAMQASQKREHNANANADAAAAHSPPLAVACEVNLPQEWTY, from the exons ATGGCGGGGGAGCACCAGGGCGCGGGCGCCGGCTTCTGGCTGCCGGACGAGTTCCTCGACGACGACTTCTTCTCCGACgagaaggcggcggcggcggcggctgctgcggcGGGCGCGGCCAGGAGCGACAGCGACGACGAGGACGCGGGGCTCGGCGGTCTCTCGCGCCGCGTGGCCGGCCTCGACTGCGACGCCGGCGACCGCGCCGTTCCCAAG GCGGAGGTGATGTCCGGGTCTCCGCAGTCCACGCTCTGCGTGCTGCAGGCTTCAGGGGAGGACAGCCCCACCGGCGGCGCCTCGCAGGTCAGCTCGCCGCCGTCCTCGCCGCTGGAGCAGCAGCCGGCCGACCCATGGGACCTGCTGCACGAGGCGGCCGGGCAGGTGGCCCGCCTGCGCGTCGACAGCATCCCCGTGCCTGTGGTTAACCCTGCTCCCATCCATGGCGCCGCCGTCGCGCCGCCGGCGAGGAACCCCTCTCCGCCGCCGCTGCTTCCGTCCCCGAAGCCCGTCGGCCCTTACCAGTACCCGCCCAACAACTCGTTCGCCCAGCGCCAGGCTCAAGTCGCTCGT TTTCATCTCCTGAAGCAGCAGCAGCTGATGAAGCACCAGAgggagcagcagctggccatggcTGCGGCCATGGCGTGGGGCTCCGCCGACGTCGGGCCGCTCGGCCTGAACCCCTCGGCCTGGCCGCCGCTGCAGAATCCCCCGCACCACGCTCCTCCGTCCGCGGCCGGCATGCGCGCCGTGTTCCTCACCCCGCCCGGAGCGAAGCGGGAGTGCACCGGCACCGGCGTGTTCATCCCCCGGCAGGCCGGCGCGCCCGCCGAGCCCAGGAAGAAACCAA GCTGCTCGACGGTTCTTCTCCCGGCGCGCGTCGTGCAGGCTCTCAATCTCAACGTCGAGGACCTCGGCGCCCGCCCGTGCTACCCCGGGACCTTCGTTCTTGATCACG ACGCGCTGGTGAGCCGGAGCAACGCGATGCAGGCGAGCCAGAAGCGCGAGCACAATGCCAATGCCAATGCCGATGCCGCCGCCGCGCACTCGCCGCCGCTCGCCGTGGCCTGCGAGGTCAATCTCCCGCAGGAGTGGACGTACTGA